The Chlorocebus sabaeus isolate Y175 chromosome 6, mChlSab1.0.hap1, whole genome shotgun sequence genome has a segment encoding these proteins:
- the ARMC6 gene encoding armadillo repeat-containing protein 6 isoform X2, whose amino-acid sequence MPTSPQAKMVSKRIAQETFDAAVRENIEEFAMGPEEAVKEAMEQFESQGVDLSNIVKTAPKVSADGPQEPTHDILQTLSDLQESVASSRLQEVSAHLTRFCDQCKQDKACRFLAAQKGAYPIIFTAWKLATVGDQGLLLQSLNALSVLTDGQPDLLDTQGLQLLVATLTQNADEADLTCSGIRCVRHACLKHEQNRQDLVKAGVLPLLTGAIAHHGHHADVVREACWALRVMTFDDDIRVPFGHAHNHAKMIVQENKGLKVLIEATKAFPDNPGILSELCGTLSRLAIRNEFCQEVVDLGGLSILVSLLADFNDHQELVKQVLSTLRAIAGNDDVKDAIVHAGGTESIVAAMTQHLTCPQVCEQSCAALGFLALRKPDNSRIIVEGGGAVAALQAMKAHPQKASVQKQACMLIRNLVAHSQAFSKPILDLGAEALIVQARSAHRDCEDVAKAALRDLGCHVEFQELWTGQRGNLAP is encoded by the exons ATGCCAACATCACCGCAGGCGAAGATGGTCTCCAAGCGCATTGCCCAGGAGACCTTTGATGCAGCCGTGCGTGAGAACATCGAGGAGTTTGCGATGGGGCCAGAGGAGGCGGTGAAAGAGGCTATGGAGCAGTTTGAATCGCAAG GGGTTGATCTGAGCAACATTGTAAAGACGGCGCCTAAAGTCTCTGCAGACGGACCCCAGGAGCCCACACATGACATCCTGCAG ACTCTCAGTGACCTCCAGGAGTCTGTGGCCAGCTCTCGCCTCCAGGAGGTGTCAGCACACCTCACCCGCTTCTGTGACCAGTGCAAGCAGGACAAGGCCTGCCGCTTCCTCGCGGCCCAGAAGGGGGCCTACCCCATCATCTTCACTGCCTGGAAGCTGGCTACTGTGGGTGACCAGGGCCTTCTGCTCCAGTCCCTCAATGCCCTGTCAGTGCTGACTGATGGCCAGCCAGACCTCCTGGACACCCAGGGCCTGCAGCTCCTGGTGGCCACGCTGACCCAGAATGCTGATGAGGCCGACCTGACCTGCTCTGGGATCCGCTGTGTGCGTCACGCTTGCCTGAAACATGAACAGAATCGGCAAGACCTGGTGAAAGCTGGCGTGCTGCCCCTGCTGACTGGCGCCATTGCCCATCATGGCCACCATGCCGACGTGGTCAGGGAGGCCTGCTGGGCCCTGCGTGTCATGACCTTCGATGACGACATCCGTGTGCCCTTTGGCCATGCCCACAACCATGCCAAGATGATTGTGCAGGAGAACAAAGGCTTGAAGGTGCTCATTGAAGCTACCAAAG CGTTCCCAGATAACCCTGGCATCCTGAGCGAGCTCTGCGGAACCCTGTCCCGCCTGGCCATCCGCAATGAGTTCTGCCAGGAGGTCGTCGACCTCGGGGGCCTAAGCATCCTGGTGTCCCTGCTAGCTGACTTCAATGACCACCAG GAGCTCGTGAAGCAAGTGCTGAGCACCCTGCGAGCCATCGCAGGCAACGACGACGTGAAAGACGCTATTGTCCATGCCGGCGGGACGGAGTCCATCGTGGCTGCCATGACCCAGCACCTGACCTGCCCCCAG GTGTGTGAGCAGAGCTGCGCGGCCCTGGGCTTCCTGGCCCTGCGTAAGCCCGACAACAGCCGCATCATCGTGGAGGGTGGAGGGGCTGTGGCAGCACTGCAGGCCATGAAGGCACACCCGCAGAAGGCCAGCGTGCAG AAACAGGCTTGCATGCTGATCCGAAACCTGGTGGCCCACAGCCAGGCCTTCTCGAAGCCCATCCTggacttgggggctgaggcactCATCGTGCAGGCCCGATCGGCCCACCGTGACTGTGAGGACGTGGCCAAGGCTGCCCTACGGGACCTGGGTTGCCATGTCGAATTCCAAGAGTTGTGGACAGGCCAGAGGGGCAACCTGGCGCCATGA
- the ARMC6 gene encoding armadillo repeat-containing protein 6 isoform X1, with amino-acid sequence MPTSPQAKMVSKRIAQETFDAAVRENIEEFAMGPEEAVKEAMEQFESQGVDLSNIVKTAPKVSADGPQEPTHDILQTLSDLQESVASSRLQEVSAHLTRFCDQCKQDKACRFLAAQKGAYPIIFTAWKLATVGDQGLLLQSLNALSVLTDGQPDLLDTQGLQLLVATLTQNADEADLTCSGIRCVRHACLKHEQNRQDLVKAGVLPLLTGAIAHHGHHADVVREACWALRVMTFDDDIRVPFGHAHNHAKMIVQENKGLKVLIEATKAFPDNPGILSELCGTLSRLAIRNEFCQEVVDLGGLSILVSLLADFNDHQVGDQSSVLELVKQVLSTLRAIAGNDDVKDAIVHAGGTESIVAAMTQHLTCPQVCEQSCAALGFLALRKPDNSRIIVEGGGAVAALQAMKAHPQKASVQKQACMLIRNLVAHSQAFSKPILDLGAEALIVQARSAHRDCEDVAKAALRDLGCHVEFQELWTGQRGNLAP; translated from the exons ATGCCAACATCACCGCAGGCGAAGATGGTCTCCAAGCGCATTGCCCAGGAGACCTTTGATGCAGCCGTGCGTGAGAACATCGAGGAGTTTGCGATGGGGCCAGAGGAGGCGGTGAAAGAGGCTATGGAGCAGTTTGAATCGCAAG GGGTTGATCTGAGCAACATTGTAAAGACGGCGCCTAAAGTCTCTGCAGACGGACCCCAGGAGCCCACACATGACATCCTGCAG ACTCTCAGTGACCTCCAGGAGTCTGTGGCCAGCTCTCGCCTCCAGGAGGTGTCAGCACACCTCACCCGCTTCTGTGACCAGTGCAAGCAGGACAAGGCCTGCCGCTTCCTCGCGGCCCAGAAGGGGGCCTACCCCATCATCTTCACTGCCTGGAAGCTGGCTACTGTGGGTGACCAGGGCCTTCTGCTCCAGTCCCTCAATGCCCTGTCAGTGCTGACTGATGGCCAGCCAGACCTCCTGGACACCCAGGGCCTGCAGCTCCTGGTGGCCACGCTGACCCAGAATGCTGATGAGGCCGACCTGACCTGCTCTGGGATCCGCTGTGTGCGTCACGCTTGCCTGAAACATGAACAGAATCGGCAAGACCTGGTGAAAGCTGGCGTGCTGCCCCTGCTGACTGGCGCCATTGCCCATCATGGCCACCATGCCGACGTGGTCAGGGAGGCCTGCTGGGCCCTGCGTGTCATGACCTTCGATGACGACATCCGTGTGCCCTTTGGCCATGCCCACAACCATGCCAAGATGATTGTGCAGGAGAACAAAGGCTTGAAGGTGCTCATTGAAGCTACCAAAG CGTTCCCAGATAACCCTGGCATCCTGAGCGAGCTCTGCGGAACCCTGTCCCGCCTGGCCATCCGCAATGAGTTCTGCCAGGAGGTCGTCGACCTCGGGGGCCTAAGCATCCTGGTGTCCCTGCTAGCTGACTTCAATGACCACCAGGTGGGGGACCAGAGCAGCGTTCTG GAGCTCGTGAAGCAAGTGCTGAGCACCCTGCGAGCCATCGCAGGCAACGACGACGTGAAAGACGCTATTGTCCATGCCGGCGGGACGGAGTCCATCGTGGCTGCCATGACCCAGCACCTGACCTGCCCCCAG GTGTGTGAGCAGAGCTGCGCGGCCCTGGGCTTCCTGGCCCTGCGTAAGCCCGACAACAGCCGCATCATCGTGGAGGGTGGAGGGGCTGTGGCAGCACTGCAGGCCATGAAGGCACACCCGCAGAAGGCCAGCGTGCAG AAACAGGCTTGCATGCTGATCCGAAACCTGGTGGCCCACAGCCAGGCCTTCTCGAAGCCCATCCTggacttgggggctgaggcactCATCGTGCAGGCCCGATCGGCCCACCGTGACTGTGAGGACGTGGCCAAGGCTGCCCTACGGGACCTGGGTTGCCATGTCGAATTCCAAGAGTTGTGGACAGGCCAGAGGGGCAACCTGGCGCCATGA